In a genomic window of Ranitomeya imitator isolate aRanImi1 chromosome 5, aRanImi1.pri, whole genome shotgun sequence:
- the LOC138638586 gene encoding uncharacterized protein isoform X2 has product MFFLDQQTNSDRMHDSFIIDLLDFVLRHNFFLFDRTFYIQTSGVAMGARCAPAFANLFLGWWEHTVVYVSNFFINKVRHWSRFIDDIFFIWSGSIEECLEFLDVLNHNPFNIFLTHQFSSVAVQFLDLEVKCQNGKLSTCLYRKPTAVNSLLEYRSFHPKHTRDGIPRGQFLRARRNCTDDEDFRREAHDLTERFRRRNYPKKCISRAYQRAKIQTQDTLLVPTKKETDKFVRFITGYHTQWNQARPHRSCAGGFRDIFPRSIQRWLIDAKDFVVDVVNVVDVWNRVMHFPNSILSGIDSLWL; this is encoded by the exons ATGTTTTTCCTCGATCAACAAACCAATTCTGACAGAATGCATGACTCCTTCATTATTGATTTATTAGATTTTGTTTTGagacacaattttttcttatttgacagaACCTTCTATATTCAAACATCAGGCGTGGCAATGGGAGCGCGCTGCGCCCCAGCTTTtgcaaacctttttttagggtggtgggagcacACTGTCGTCTATGTCTCTAATTTCTTCATCAATAAGGTACGGCATTGGTCGcgattcatagacgacattttctttatttggtcAGGCTCTATTGAGGAATGTCTGGAATTTCTGGACGTCCTCAACCATaatccttttaatatttttttgactcACCAGTTTTCTTCTGTTGCAGTGCAATTTCTGGATCTTGAGGTTAAATGTCAGAATGGCAAATTATCTACTTGTCTCTATCGCAAGCCCACAGCGGTTAATAGTCTGTTGGAGTATCGTAGCTTCCATCCAAAACATACGAGGGATGGCATTCCGAGGGGACAATTCCTCAGGGCACGACGAAATTGTACCGATGACGAGGATTTTCGTAGGGAAGCCCATGATCTTACGGAGAGATTTAGGAGGAGGAATTACCCCAAGAAATGTATCTCTCGGGCCTATCAGAGAGCAAAAATACAGACACAGGACACCTTACTGGTCCCTACAAAGAAGGAAACGGACAAATTTGTGCGCTTCATTACCGGATACCATACTCAGTGGAACCAG GCCAGACCACACAGGAGCTGCGCCGGAGGATTCAGGGACATTTTTCCACGATCAATACAGCGGTGGCTGATAGACGCAAAG GATTTCGTGGTGGACGTGGTGAACGTGGTGGACGTTTGGAATAGAGTTATGCATTTCCCGAACAGCATATTGAGTGGCATCGACTCCCTCTGGTTGTGA
- the LOC138638586 gene encoding uncharacterized protein isoform X1: MELLQEGESNTVQFLDLEVKCQNGKLSTCLYRKPTAVNSLLEYRSFHPKHTRDGIPRGQFLRARRNCTDDEDFRREAHDLTERFRRRNYPKKCISRAYQRAKIQTQDTLLVPTKKETDKFVRFITGYHTQWNQVRDILNNHWRILTADTQTAQVISPRPLVTAKRAPNFRDILTRSHYSRPTHKLNRGIVLKGSFPCGNCTVCTYMHPTRDSFINPTDQTPHRLKSYINCKTSNVIYAIICTCPRVYVGQTTQELRRRIQGHFSTINTAVADRRKGKTLTTVAAHYLTHHAGSYTNTRVIGLEHLRTSDRGGTLHKKLLQVESRWIYQLHSMAPHGINEDLLFTGFLG; this comes from the exons ATGGAGCTCCTACAAGAGGGTGAATCTAACACAG TGCAATTTCTGGATCTTGAGGTTAAATGTCAGAATGGCAAATTATCTACTTGTCTCTATCGCAAGCCCACAGCGGTTAATAGTCTGTTGGAGTATCGTAGCTTCCATCCAAAACATACGAGGGATGGCATTCCGAGGGGACAATTCCTCAGGGCACGACGAAATTGTACCGATGACGAGGATTTTCGTAGGGAAGCCCATGATCTTACGGAGAGATTTAGGAGGAGGAATTACCCCAAGAAATGTATCTCTCGGGCCTATCAGAGAGCAAAAATACAGACACAGGACACCTTACTGGTCCCTACAAAGAAGGAAACGGACAAATTTGTGCGCTTCATTACCGGATACCATACTCAGTGGAACCAGGTAAGGGACATCCTGAAcaatcactggagaatcctgactgctGACACGCAAACAGCGCAGGTGATCAGCCCACGACCCTTAGTGACCGCAAAAAGGGCTCCCAATTTTAGGGACATACTTACGAGGAGCCATTATTCTAGGCCCACTCATAAATTGAATCGTGGTATTGTCCTGAAAGGTTCTTTTCCGTGCGGGAATTGTACGGTATGTACATATATGCACCCCACGCGAGATTCCTTTATTAACCCAACAGATCAGACGCCACATAGATTAAAGTCCTACATTAATTGCAAAACATCTAATGTTATCTATGCCATCATATGTACTTGCCCTCGTGTCTATGTAGGCCAGACCACACAGGAGCTGCGCCGGAGGATTCAGGGACATTTTTCCACGATCAATACAGCGGTGGCTGATAGACGCAAAGGTAAGACCCTTACTACGGTGGCGGCTCATTACTTGACTcatcatgctgggagttataccaATACTAGAGTCATTGGTTTGGAACATCTGAGGACCTCCGATAGGGGTGGCACATTGCATAAGAAATTGCTACAGGTAGAATCCCGTTGGATCTACCAGCTCCACTCTATGGCGCCCCATGGAATTAACGAGGACCTCCTTTTTACAGGTTTTTTGGGATAA